In Argiope bruennichi chromosome X1, qqArgBrue1.1, whole genome shotgun sequence, a single window of DNA contains:
- the LOC129959234 gene encoding uncharacterized protein LOC129959234 gives MQVSTVSDDSSSINSRQTPSVADPCSSCNPSPPISCFVTQKKRVILATAVVYVLDSFGTVRKGRALLDSGSMCNLMTSDFANALGLKKEKINVPISGISDTTLNVKRKSTSTILNSDGSFTATLDFLVIPKITDLMPSTFIDLEGIEIPPYVQLADSEFFSPKRVDILIGAEIFFRILKENRFDINNSLILQETVFGHILSGTIQGKQESHHCGLISQIDNLDNLLKKFWEVENILDTPTSKNKEELECEENFVQTYRRDEQGKYIVNLPLKKNMQLGNSIQTAKQRLDSLWKRLNNDPNFSNLYCNFMKEYEQLGHMQKLDNSDNVKYVMPHHGIYKADSTTTKLRVVFDASAASTSGVSLNNCLLKGGVVQDDLFSILLRFRKHKVAFTADVKKMYRQIWVNPEQCNFQCILWKTRSSEEPSFYKLLTVTYGTKSAPYLATRVLNQLAIDEQHKFPLASAVTLKDFYVDDVLSGADDVSTAIKLQQELISLLKAGGMDLHKWCANNEMLLESVPSEDQGYQFDDSDKNTIKTLGLKWNPKEDCFGFNVTPSTSIPTKRTVLTDIAKLFDPLGLLGPVTVKAKIFLQRLWLHKIEWDQVLPHQEKHEWEIFRYCLGDITKMQIPRCILTDSIKEVELHGFADASKDAYGAVIYLRCVTILNHVKVSLLCSKSKVAPIKVMTIPRLELCAAELLAKLASKTVSSLNLKIDKICLYSDSTIVLAWINTSLHLLKVFVSNRISRIQELTKEFSWHHVKTCENPADIISRGMTPHHLMNNHLWWNGPQFLQQVTVELSDESNIPTDDEYFHELKGETTKTLTLSVDATFLDLLLCITNKYSKLIRIVSFLFRFCNNLRNPKNRLYGPLSTVELQRGKSFLVKSVQEIAFQSDINLLLHGKQPTGFISEQFPTLPPNPTHPPEATHATPVQDPHRLGHEYPERKLPEEERGKGVCRHFIPY, from the coding sequence ATGCAGGTGTCCACAGTAAGCGATGACTCATCCTCAATAAATTCAAGGCAGACTCCCTCAGTTGCTGACCCCTGTTCGTCGTGCAACCCTTCCCCCCCGATTTCCTGTTTCGTTACGCAGAAGAAAAGAGTCATTCTAGCTACGGCTGTTGTTTATGTTTTGGATAGTTTCGGAACTGTCAGAAAGGGTAGGGCTTTATTAGATTCTGGAAGCATGTGTAATTTGATGACATCTGATTTCGCCAATGCACTtggtttaaagaaagaaaaaataaatgttccaatATCAGGGATTTCCGATACTACTcttaatgtgaaaagaaaaagtacCTCCACTATTTTGAACTCGGATGGTTCTTTTACTGCAACACTAGATTTCTTGGTCATTCCGAAAATCACAGATCTAATGCCATCcacatttattgatttagaaGGAATAGAAATTCCGCCTTACGTCCAATTAGCAGATTCGGAATTCTTTTCCCCCAAAAGAGTGGATATATTAATAGGGGCAGAAATATTCTTTCgtatcttaaaagaaaatagatttgatataaataattccttaattttgcaAGAAACTGTATTTGGACATATACTAAGTGGAACAATTCAAGGTAAACAGGAATCACATCATTGTGGTTTAATCTCTCAAATAGATAACTTagataatttgttaaagaaattttgggaagttgaaaatattttagatacacCTACATCtaaaaacaaagaagaattaGAATGCGAAGAAAATTTCGTGCAAACTTATCGTAGGGATGAGCAAGGTAAATATATTGTTAACCTTCCTCTTAAGAAGAATATGCAATTAGGCAATTCCATTCAAACTGCAAAACAAAGATTAGATAGTCTCTGGAAGCGATTAAATAATGATCCGaatttttctaatctttattgtaattttatgaaagaatatgaaCAATTGGGTCATATGCAAAAATTAGATAATAGTGACAATGTAAAATATGTCATGCCTCATCATGGCATTTACAAGGCTGATAGTACTACAACAAAGTTACGTGTAGTTTTCGATGCCTCAGCTGCATCTACTTCAGGTGTATCTTTGAATAACTGTTTGCTAAAAGGAGGTGTTGTTCAAGATGACTTGTTTTCAATCTTATTGAGATTCCGAAAGCACAAGGTTGCATTTACTGCTGATGTCAAGAAAATGTACAGACAGATTTGGGTTAATCCTGAGCAGTGtaattttcaatgcattcttTGGAAAACTAGGAGTTCTGAGGAACCTTCATTTTATAAGCTTCTTACAGTTACATACGGCACCAAATCTGCTCCCTACTTAGCTACGAGAGTGCTAAACCAATTAGCAATAGATGAGCAACACAAATTTCCTTTAGCATCTGCTGTAaccttaaaagatttttatgttgATGATGTTCTCTCTGGTGCAGATGACGTTTCTACTGCAATAAAATTACAGCAAGAATTGATTTCTCTTCTAAAAGCTGGTGGCATGGATTTGCACAAATGGTGTGCAAACAATGAAATGCTTTTAGAATCTGTTCCATCTGAAGATCAAGGTTATCAGTTTGATGattctgataaaaatacaattaaaacactTGGCTTAAAATGGAACCCAAAAGAAGACTGCTTTGGTTTCAATGTCACTCCATCAACTAGCATTCCCACAAAGCGAACCGTTTTGACTGATATAGCTAAACTTTTTGACCCACTTGGTCTTCTAGGACCAGTGACAGTAAAGGCAAAGATCTTCCTCCAGAGATTGTGGCTACACAAAATTGAATGGGATCAAGTGTTACCACATCAGGAAAAGCACGAATGGGAAATATTCAGATATTGTTTAGGGGATATTACAAAGATGCAGATTCCTCGTTGCATTCTAACTGACTCCATCAAGGAAGTTGAACTACATGGTTTTGCTGACGCATCGAAAGATGCTTATGGTGCAGTCATCTATCTTCGTTGTGTTACTATATTGAATCATGTGAAAGTTTCTCTACTATGCAGCAAATCTAAAGTTGCTCCTATTAAGGTGATGACAATACCCCGTCTTGAGCTATGTGCTGCTGAGCTTCTTGCTAAGCTCGCTTCTAAAACTGTGTCATCTCTTAAcctgaaaatagataaaatttgcctCTACTCAGATTCGACTATAGTGCTGGCCTGGATTAATACTTCATTGCATCTGCTTAAGGTGTTTGTGTCAAATAGAATTTCCCGCATCCAAGAGCTGACGAAAGAATTTTCCTGGCACCATGTAAAAACTTGTGAAAATCCTGCTGATATTATTTCCCGTGGTATGACTCCTCATCACCTTATGAACAATCATTTGTGGTGGAATGGTCCACAGTTTCTTCAACAAGTTACTGTTGAACTTAGTGATGAAAGTAACATTCCTActgatgacgaatattttcatgAACTGAAAGGAGAGACTACTAAGACTCTAACTTTAAGTGTGGATGCTACATTCTTAGATTTACTTTTATGTATTactaacaaatattctaaattaattcgtattgtaagttttctttttagGTTTTGTAACAATTTAAGAAATCCTAAGAATAGGTTGTATGGACCTCTTTCTACAGTAGAATTACAAAGGGGTAAATCATTCTTGGTAAAATCTGTGCAAGAAATTGCATTTCAGAGTGATATAAATTTACTTCTTCATGGAAAACAACCCACAG